From the genome of Sulfurovum sp. NBC37-1, one region includes:
- a CDS encoding lipoate--protein ligase family protein, translated as MVNKVKIQLWRFIDSPAASAQWNMAVDEALLTAFKEEDLPIFRLYRWEEASLSFGRFSQPKETLDWNRVRTEGIPCVRRITGGGILVHGSDISYSLIVPHTYVRDKGVREAYRELCAFLIRLYKLLEIDAGFALDRHLPETQSTVCLAGTEAYDIVTDGRKIGGNAQRHTHHAMLQHGTIPLEINRERFETLFLKESGLSQAATLRETDRGMTEEVLKEKIIKAFSDTFDATLQKEPLNEAEQVLAQTLFDKKYSQEAWNVHAKSSL; from the coding sequence ATGGTTAATAAAGTAAAAATACAGTTATGGAGATTTATCGACAGCCCAGCGGCTTCGGCACAGTGGAATATGGCCGTGGATGAAGCACTGCTGACCGCTTTCAAAGAAGAGGACCTGCCCATCTTCCGTCTCTACCGATGGGAAGAAGCGTCGCTGAGTTTCGGCCGTTTCTCACAGCCCAAAGAGACACTTGACTGGAACAGGGTTCGTACAGAAGGAATCCCCTGCGTCAGACGTATAACGGGAGGCGGCATTCTGGTGCATGGCAGCGATATCTCCTATTCACTGATCGTTCCGCATACTTACGTTCGGGACAAAGGTGTCAGAGAGGCATACCGGGAACTGTGCGCTTTTCTCATCCGACTCTATAAGCTCCTGGAGATCGATGCCGGTTTTGCTCTTGACAGGCATCTTCCCGAAACACAAAGTACCGTCTGTCTCGCGGGAACAGAAGCCTACGACATCGTGACAGACGGCAGAAAGATCGGCGGGAACGCCCAGCGCCATACCCACCATGCCATGCTGCAGCACGGAACGATACCGCTGGAGATCAACCGGGAACGTTTTGAAACGCTTTTCCTGAAAGAGTCGGGCCTTTCACAGGCAGCGACACTGAGAGAGACCGACAGAGGCATGACTGAAGAGGTATTAAAGGAAAAGATCATCAAGGCTTTCAGCGACACATTTGATGCCACACTCCAAAAAGAACCTTTAAACGAGGCAGAGCAGGTGCTTGCACAAACACTTTTTGACAAAAAATACAGCCAGGAGGCATGGAATGTCCACGCAAAAAGCAGCCTATAG
- a CDS encoding carboxymuconolactone decarboxylase family protein, with product MGTYTEKLNEIKALVERLQKESPKQTAAFNQFMMSVEKPGALGSKDKDLINVALSIAAQCEWCIALHVKGALTNGASREEVIDAAMQAVLMHGGPALMYMIPVEKALDEFIGK from the coding sequence ATGGGTACCTATACTGAAAAACTCAATGAGATAAAAGCACTGGTCGAACGTCTGCAGAAAGAATCTCCCAAACAGACAGCAGCATTCAACCAGTTTATGATGAGTGTTGAAAAACCCGGTGCTTTGGGCTCAAAAGACAAAGACCTTATTAATGTCGCCCTTTCTATAGCGGCGCAGTGCGAATGGTGTATTGCCCTGCATGTCAAAGGGGCACTGACCAACGGTGCGAGCAGGGAAGAGGTCATCGATGCGGCAATGCAGGCAGTACTTATGCACGGCGGGCCGGCACTGATGTATATGATCCCTGTGGAAAAAGCGCTGGATGAATTTATAGGAAAATGA
- the acsA gene encoding acetate--CoA ligase, with amino-acid sequence MEERRIKKNPADFLVQPNMTDYEVTYDSFDWESIAKEFEGLPGGGLNIAHEAIDKHANGALAEKAALIWLGENSEKRTYTFAQMKRESAKFANVLKSLGFEKGERVYTLSTRLPELYIGTMGILKNGSVMCPLFSQFGPEPILQRMQRGDARGLLTTQRLYEKKIAPQMDQLPELRTILLIDAEEDVNEKVLSLPRLMEKASDSFEIVHTEPEDMSLLHFTSGTTGMPKGVIHVHKAMYTHWVTGAYVLDLHPDDMYWCTADPGWVTGTSYGIIAPWLHGVTNVVDEAEFDAERWYGILQEHKISVWYTAPTAIRRLMRLDIEPLESYDLSHLRLVQSVGEPLNPEAVIWGVEKLKMPIHDNWWQTETGGIMIANYLCQDVKPGSMGRPLPGIVAAVVRQNGDGTVTEIREPGKDGDLALKPGWPSMFRGYLHNEEKYKKSFVDGWYISGDLAYRDEDGYFWFVGRADDIIKTSGHMVGPFEVESALMEHPAVAEVGVIGKPDPLIGQMVKAFVSLKSGYEPTEKLKRELIGFGRKKLGAAVAPKEIEFQENLPKTRSGKIMRRLLKARELGLPEGDTSTLEK; translated from the coding sequence ATGGAAGAGAGACGTATCAAAAAAAATCCTGCTGATTTTTTAGTTCAGCCCAATATGACAGACTATGAGGTGACCTACGACAGTTTTGACTGGGAGAGTATCGCCAAAGAGTTCGAAGGCTTGCCTGGAGGCGGCCTGAACATCGCCCATGAAGCGATAGACAAGCATGCCAACGGTGCGCTGGCCGAGAAAGCGGCCCTGATATGGCTGGGAGAGAACAGCGAGAAGCGTACCTATACTTTTGCGCAGATGAAACGGGAGAGTGCAAAGTTCGCCAATGTACTCAAATCACTCGGTTTTGAAAAAGGAGAACGTGTCTATACACTTTCGACGCGTCTTCCCGAACTCTATATTGGAACGATGGGGATACTCAAAAACGGTTCGGTGATGTGCCCGCTCTTCTCCCAGTTCGGTCCTGAACCGATACTGCAGCGGATGCAGCGCGGCGATGCCCGCGGGCTTCTGACGACACAGAGGCTGTATGAGAAAAAGATCGCTCCCCAGATGGACCAGCTTCCCGAACTGCGTACCATCCTGTTGATCGATGCCGAAGAGGACGTGAACGAGAAGGTGCTTTCCCTGCCGCGTCTGATGGAAAAAGCGTCGGACAGTTTCGAGATCGTGCATACGGAGCCGGAAGATATGTCACTGCTGCATTTTACCAGCGGAACGACGGGTATGCCCAAAGGGGTGATACATGTCCATAAGGCGATGTACACGCACTGGGTGACGGGTGCCTACGTACTGGACCTTCATCCTGACGATATGTACTGGTGTACCGCCGATCCGGGTTGGGTGACGGGTACCTCCTACGGCATCATCGCGCCCTGGCTGCACGGGGTGACCAATGTCGTGGATGAAGCGGAGTTCGATGCCGAACGCTGGTACGGTATTTTGCAGGAGCACAAGATCTCTGTCTGGTACACCGCACCCACGGCGATCCGCCGTCTTATGCGTCTCGATATCGAACCTCTTGAAAGCTATGATCTTTCACATTTGCGTCTGGTACAGAGTGTCGGCGAACCCCTCAACCCCGAAGCGGTCATTTGGGGTGTAGAGAAACTTAAAATGCCGATCCATGACAACTGGTGGCAGACGGAGACGGGCGGTATCATGATCGCCAACTATCTCTGCCAGGATGTCAAACCGGGGTCCATGGGACGGCCGCTGCCGGGTATCGTTGCCGCGGTGGTGCGTCAGAACGGTGACGGAACGGTCACGGAGATCAGGGAACCCGGAAAAGACGGCGACCTGGCATTGAAACCGGGATGGCCTTCGATGTTCCGCGGCTATCTGCACAATGAAGAAAAATATAAAAAAAGCTTTGTGGACGGCTGGTATATTTCGGGTGACCTTGCCTACAGAGATGAAGACGGTTACTTCTGGTTCGTTGGACGCGCGGATGATATCATCAAGACTTCAGGGCACATGGTCGGGCCGTTCGAGGTGGAAAGTGCGCTGATGGAGCATCCGGCAGTGGCGGAAGTCGGCGTTATCGGTAAGCCCGATCCGCTGATAGGGCAGATGGTCAAAGCCTTTGTTTCCCTGAAAAGCGGTTATGAACCCACCGAAAAGCTCAAACGTGAACTGATAGGGTTCGGACGCAAAAAACTGGGTGCCGCGGTGGCGCCAAAAGAGATAGAGTTCCAGGAGAACCTGCCCAAGACCCGAAGTGGGAAGATCATGCGCCGTCTGTTGAAGGCCAGAGAGCTTGGATTGCCAGAGGGTGATACCTCGACACTGGAAAAATAA
- the lipA gene encoding lipoyl synthase, translated as MSTQKAAYSKPEWLRKKITLSSLREVEAIIAKGKLHTVCQEAMCPNIGECFSRKQATFLILGKECTRHCTFCNVSKEMPLPPDPDEPLHVAESVEAMGLRHVVITSPTRDDLSDGGAEHFAKVVRAIKTYDETIIVELLIPDLQENEAALQIIAQSGAQIIGHNLETVPRLYHIRKGAKYERSLRVLKKLAQLNPDIRTKSGIMLGLGEKEEEVNALLQDLLDHNCRLLSIGQYLSPSNEHTKVVEFVPPERFDHFHDVGMAMGFDFIKSSPYTRSSYMADEYLKS; from the coding sequence ATGTCCACGCAAAAAGCAGCCTATAGCAAACCCGAATGGCTCAGAAAGAAGATCACACTCAGCAGTCTGCGTGAAGTCGAAGCCATCATTGCCAAAGGTAAGCTCCATACCGTCTGTCAGGAAGCCATGTGTCCCAACATCGGTGAATGCTTTTCCCGTAAACAGGCAACGTTTCTGATACTGGGCAAAGAGTGTACCCGCCACTGCACGTTCTGCAACGTCTCCAAAGAAATGCCGCTTCCGCCCGATCCGGATGAACCGTTACATGTGGCAGAATCCGTGGAAGCGATGGGTTTGAGACATGTGGTCATCACCAGTCCGACACGTGACGACCTTTCCGACGGCGGTGCGGAACATTTTGCCAAAGTGGTCCGGGCTATCAAAACGTACGACGAGACGATCATTGTGGAACTTCTCATCCCCGACCTTCAGGAGAATGAAGCCGCACTGCAGATCATCGCCCAAAGCGGTGCCCAGATCATCGGGCACAATCTCGAGACGGTACCACGCCTCTACCACATACGCAAAGGGGCGAAATATGAACGCTCCCTGCGTGTACTCAAAAAACTTGCCCAGTTGAATCCCGACATCAGGACCAAAAGCGGTATCATGCTTGGGCTCGGAGAGAAAGAAGAAGAGGTCAATGCATTGCTGCAGGACCTTCTGGATCATAACTGCAGACTGCTAAGCATAGGACAGTACCTTTCACCTTCAAATGAGCATACAAAGGTCGTCGAGTTCGTACCACCGGAACGTTTTGACCATTTCCATGATGTCGGTATGGCCATGGGCTTTGACTTCATCAAAAGTTCACCCTATACCCGAAGCAGCTATATGGCGGATGAATACCTGAAATCTTAA
- a CDS encoding alpha-ketoacid dehydrogenase subunit beta yields MLYREALNKAIDEAMAIDETVVALGEDVGLYGGSYRVTEGLVAKYGEKRLIDTPIAELSIVGNAVGMAMGGLRPIAEIMTANFALLAFDQIINHMAKYRYMSAGKITLPMVVRFPQGVSRQLAAQHSESYEQMLSAVPGLIVFAAGDVNYAYHALKYAIMSDDPVVFIEHELLYNKKGEVDLNTKIDPFKARVIKEGKDVTIVSYLKMVDDVMEAVPEIEKQIGKSCEVIDLCSLNPVDYKTLEASLKKTGAIVVVEEDHKTGGYGAQIVSWAAEEMFYSLDAAPLRIAGEDVPIPYNRKLELASIPTPDSITEKIVEWGKNNGL; encoded by the coding sequence ATGTTGTATCGTGAAGCATTGAACAAAGCGATAGACGAGGCGATGGCGATCGATGAGACCGTGGTTGCCCTGGGTGAGGATGTTGGATTGTACGGAGGAAGCTACCGCGTGACGGAAGGCCTTGTCGCCAAATACGGGGAAAAGAGGCTGATTGATACACCCATCGCGGAACTCTCGATTGTGGGAAATGCCGTGGGTATGGCAATGGGCGGACTGCGGCCTATTGCAGAGATCATGACGGCGAACTTCGCTCTGCTTGCCTTTGACCAGATCATCAACCATATGGCGAAGTACCGCTATATGAGTGCCGGAAAGATCACACTGCCGATGGTGGTACGTTTTCCTCAGGGGGTCAGCCGTCAGCTGGCCGCGCAGCACTCCGAGAGTTACGAGCAGATGCTCAGTGCCGTGCCCGGCCTGATCGTCTTTGCAGCGGGAGACGTGAACTATGCCTACCATGCGCTGAAATATGCCATTATGAGTGACGACCCCGTTGTTTTCATTGAACATGAACTTCTCTATAACAAAAAAGGTGAAGTGGATCTCAATACGAAGATCGATCCTTTCAAGGCACGTGTTATCAAAGAGGGCAAAGATGTGACCATCGTCAGCTATCTGAAAATGGTCGATGATGTGATGGAAGCAGTGCCGGAGATAGAAAAGCAGATAGGCAAGAGCTGTGAAGTGATCGATCTGTGTTCACTCAACCCGGTCGATTACAAAACCCTTGAAGCATCGCTGAAAAAGACGGGCGCGATCGTTGTTGTGGAAGAAGACCACAAAACAGGCGGCTATGGAGCACAGATAGTGAGCTGGGCGGCTGAAGAGATGTTCTACAGTCTCGATGCGGCACCGCTGAGGATTGCGGGGGAAGATGTACCGATCCCCTACAACCGAAAACTTGAACTTGCGTCCATTCCTACCCCCGATTCTATTACCGAGAAGATCGTTGAGTGGGGGAAGAACAATGGGTTATAA
- a CDS encoding CCA tRNA nucleotidyltransferase, translated as MPGAIYLPEVLYTIADRLETKGAAVLLVGGAVRDMVMGQDVKDYDIEVYGLTTLDELESVLSKFGSVSQVGKHFGIVKLRIGDVEYDFSFPRTERKTGRGHTGFEVEIDGMLDFKEAAHRRDFTINAIGYNIKTYEILDPFGGLNDIRYKILRHIDDSTFIEDPLRVYRAIQFAARFGFDVAENTAVLCKQMVASGVLEELPKERIYEEWKKLLLKAPKPSMGFGLMREWGITEHCFLELHALIDVPQDTKYHPEGDVWTHTMLSIDAMASILNKEEKVESRSCRVLSPDSTTDKHRNEKRALKLLFAELCHDFGKPMTTTVEEGCIKAIGHEKAGIEPTRSFMYRLTEEHDFIESILPLVEHHLKPSQFYKQGAKASAIRRLATKVNIEDLVLVAKADFLGRTTPEAKKGVYEAGEWLLGKAEELKVKNRPIEPILQGRDLIALGMQPSPRFGTILDEVYGLQLDGVISDREGALDHVKRHHCQ; from the coding sequence ATGCCGGGTGCCATATATCTACCTGAAGTACTCTATACTATTGCAGATCGTTTGGAAACCAAAGGTGCTGCTGTACTGCTTGTGGGCGGTGCGGTACGCGATATGGTCATGGGGCAGGATGTCAAGGATTATGACATCGAAGTGTATGGACTTACGACATTAGATGAACTCGAATCGGTCCTGTCTAAATTTGGCAGTGTTTCTCAGGTAGGAAAGCATTTTGGCATCGTCAAACTGAGGATCGGTGATGTCGAGTATGATTTTTCTTTTCCGCGTACCGAGAGAAAGACAGGCAGGGGACATACAGGCTTTGAAGTAGAAATAGATGGGATGCTTGATTTCAAAGAAGCAGCACACCGCAGGGATTTTACGATCAATGCCATCGGGTATAATATTAAAACATATGAAATTCTTGATCCTTTTGGCGGCCTGAATGATATTCGGTACAAAATACTGCGCCATATCGATGACAGTACTTTCATTGAAGACCCGCTTCGTGTCTACCGCGCCATACAGTTCGCTGCACGTTTTGGTTTTGATGTGGCAGAGAATACAGCAGTACTTTGTAAACAAATGGTTGCATCAGGAGTACTTGAAGAACTGCCCAAAGAGCGCATTTACGAAGAGTGGAAAAAACTGCTTCTCAAGGCGCCCAAGCCCTCCATGGGGTTTGGGCTGATGCGGGAGTGGGGTATCACCGAACACTGCTTTCTAGAACTGCATGCACTCATAGATGTACCGCAGGATACCAAATACCATCCTGAGGGGGATGTATGGACGCACACGATGCTGAGTATCGATGCTATGGCATCGATACTCAACAAGGAAGAGAAAGTAGAAAGTAGGTCGTGTAGGGTGCTGTCCCCTGACAGCACCACAGATAAACACCGGAATGAAAAAAGAGCATTGAAGCTTTTGTTCGCTGAATTGTGTCATGACTTTGGAAAACCGATGACTACAACGGTAGAAGAGGGGTGTATCAAGGCGATCGGACATGAAAAGGCAGGTATTGAACCCACAAGGTCATTTATGTATCGCCTGACAGAGGAGCATGATTTCATCGAGAGTATCCTACCTCTGGTGGAGCATCATCTCAAACCATCACAGTTCTATAAACAGGGAGCCAAAGCATCTGCCATACGTAGATTGGCAACCAAAGTGAACATTGAAGATCTGGTGCTGGTGGCCAAAGCGGATTTTCTGGGCCGTACAACACCCGAAGCTAAAAAAGGTGTGTATGAAGCAGGAGAGTGGCTACTTGGGAAAGCAGAAGAGCTGAAGGTGAAAAACAGGCCGATCGAACCTATTTTGCAGGGGAGGGATCTCATAGCTCTTGGAATGCAGCCTTCGCCAAGATTTGGAACTATTCTGGATGAGGTGTATGGATTGCAACTTGATGGAGTGATCTCAGACAGAGAAGGGGCTCTTGATCATGTCAAAAGGCATCATTGCCAATAA
- a CDS encoding sensor histidine kinase, with amino-acid sequence MKWYESIKVKLIGFFVVISLFFLIFIMASFSLFKESILEKNAVEKARLSTIHIVDQMNRTKIKMEEDVLILASVTAEKYRNKKTSNTLIPALLMNAMGDKHVQSGGVWFEPYMLDPSKKDGVIFFNRDRTKKLSLLEDYVTSNPQNYRQMEFYVLGKQLKEGETFWTKVYTDPITHVRMITVVSPIYHDKTFVGVASIDMGIGHYMENLKEINNSYSMLLDRKGTFVAKSPKVKERIHEKNIYTGKDPKLLPILDVIQKNLQKRKEKIARQYGDKATEISQCCSEISRNDAEMILGIMQERSKSMETKTYFLKNDALLNAASVITIFYFPDTGMSLVVGMSEDVVLEDFNKDYSVLIWITFLSTLLATFLGYLLLKKYFVDPLQSVNRQLENSMLEDGHYRFLKCDDKGEIGQLVYNLNYRTLALEDAQRRERDEIQKRLTNEKLLIQQSKMAAMGEMMDAVAHQWKQPLNALSMYSEIIKSDFEEGTVDQRYVDEFSQNIQIQIDHMVDTLDEFRSFFRPNKENEDFRVSEIIDSVMFLTKDEFMKNRITIDVEKESEIELHGSKNEFKHLILNIINNAKDAFNDNNIEEKRNITIRLIDDEQGRRIEIEDNAGGIPEEVLPDIFKANVTTKEEGKGTGIGLYMSTQIAEKYGAKLNVENRNKGACFIIGFES; translated from the coding sequence ATGAAGTGGTATGAGAGTATCAAGGTCAAACTGATCGGATTTTTTGTCGTCATCAGTCTCTTTTTCCTTATTTTTATCATGGCAAGTTTTTCACTCTTTAAAGAGAGTATTCTTGAGAAAAATGCTGTTGAGAAAGCCAGGTTGAGTACGATCCATATAGTCGACCAAATGAACCGGACCAAAATAAAGATGGAGGAGGATGTTCTCATACTCGCTTCTGTCACAGCAGAAAAATATAGAAATAAAAAAACCAGTAATACACTGATACCTGCTCTTCTGATGAATGCCATGGGAGATAAGCATGTTCAGAGTGGCGGTGTATGGTTTGAGCCTTATATGCTCGATCCGTCAAAAAAGGACGGAGTTATCTTTTTTAACCGGGACAGGACAAAAAAACTCAGTTTGCTTGAAGACTATGTGACTTCAAATCCGCAAAATTACCGTCAGATGGAATTCTATGTTTTAGGGAAACAGCTGAAAGAGGGTGAGACATTCTGGACAAAGGTTTACACTGATCCCATAACACATGTTCGGATGATCACCGTGGTTTCACCTATCTATCATGACAAGACCTTTGTTGGAGTGGCCAGTATTGACATGGGAATAGGTCATTACATGGAAAATTTGAAGGAAATAAACAACAGTTATAGTATGTTACTTGACAGAAAAGGTACCTTCGTTGCCAAATCTCCAAAAGTGAAAGAAAGAATTCATGAAAAGAATATCTATACAGGGAAAGATCCGAAACTGCTTCCCATTTTGGATGTGATCCAAAAAAATCTTCAGAAAAGAAAAGAAAAAATTGCTCGACAGTATGGAGATAAGGCAACCGAAATTTCCCAATGTTGTTCGGAGATCAGTCGGAATGATGCCGAAATGATCTTGGGAATCATGCAGGAACGATCCAAAAGTATGGAAACGAAAACCTATTTCCTTAAAAATGATGCTTTGCTCAATGCAGCCAGTGTAATAACGATCTTCTATTTTCCCGATACCGGTATGAGTCTGGTCGTAGGTATGTCGGAAGATGTAGTGCTTGAAGATTTCAATAAAGATTATAGTGTGCTTATCTGGATCACATTCCTGAGTACACTATTGGCTACATTTTTAGGATATCTACTGTTGAAAAAATATTTTGTCGATCCTTTGCAGAGTGTAAACAGACAGTTGGAGAACAGTATGCTCGAAGACGGCCATTACCGTTTTCTGAAATGTGATGACAAGGGTGAGATCGGACAGCTTGTCTACAATCTCAATTACAGAACACTGGCGCTGGAAGATGCCCAGCGCAGGGAAAGAGATGAAATTCAGAAACGCCTGACCAATGAAAAACTTCTGATACAACAGTCCAAAATGGCGGCCATGGGGGAAATGATGGATGCCGTGGCGCACCAGTGGAAACAGCCGCTCAATGCGCTGAGCATGTACAGCGAGATCATCAAGAGTGATTTTGAGGAAGGCACGGTCGACCAGAGGTATGTGGATGAATTCAGTCAGAATATCCAGATACAGATAGACCATATGGTCGATACGCTCGATGAGTTCAGGTCATTCTTCCGTCCCAACAAGGAAAATGAGGATTTCAGGGTATCGGAGATCATAGATTCCGTGATGTTCCTGACCAAAGACGAGTTTATGAAGAACCGCATTACGATAGATGTGGAAAAAGAGAGCGAAATAGAGCTGCACGGTTCAAAAAACGAGTTCAAACACCTGATCCTCAACATCATCAACAATGCAAAAGATGCTTTCAACGACAACAACATTGAAGAAAAAAGAAATATTACCATCCGGCTGATCGATGATGAACAGGGCAGGAGAATAGAGATAGAAGACAATGCCGGCGGTATTCCTGAAGAGGTACTCCCCGATATCTTCAAAGCCAATGTCACGACGAAGGAAGAGGGGAAAGGTACGGGTATAGGGCTCTACATGAGTACACAGATCGCCGAGAAGTATGGAGCGAAACTCAATGTTGAGAACAGAAATAAAGGTGCCTGTTTTATAATCGGGTTTGAATCATAG
- a CDS encoding dihydrolipoamide acetyltransferase family protein, whose amino-acid sequence MSIFKMPSLGADMESGTLMEWKVKEGEKVKKGQVIAEVESNKGVIEVEVFEDGVVDRLLVEPGTTCDVGTPIAVIVGENETAEALEKELGTQSGKEAAPKVSTETETTEKASEAKKPSKKESVKEAKTTVTKEKPKKSTDHEIKISPAARKKAEELGVDLEALAAKTEGKIGTDEVEAAAKTAKQKRGGSDSMRKAIAAAMSRSNAEIPHYYLSTSINMTPALDWLAEQNEKRSIKERILPAALTIRAVVKALQAVPELNGFWQNDTLQMSEVINPGVAIAKRKGGLVTPALLNAQEMDLDGTMKAFHDLITRTRSGKLRSSEITQQTIVITNLGDIGVEEVLGVIYPPQVALVGLGRIADAPWIEGDALAVRKVMRATLAGDHRATDGRTGALFLNKLDEFLQKPEELL is encoded by the coding sequence ATGAGTATTTTTAAAATGCCGAGTCTCGGTGCCGATATGGAATCGGGCACTTTGATGGAGTGGAAGGTCAAAGAGGGCGAGAAGGTAAAGAAAGGCCAGGTGATCGCAGAGGTAGAGTCCAACAAGGGCGTGATCGAGGTCGAAGTCTTCGAGGACGGTGTTGTTGACAGGCTTCTGGTCGAACCGGGTACGACATGCGATGTCGGAACACCGATCGCCGTGATCGTCGGGGAGAATGAAACAGCGGAAGCACTGGAAAAAGAGCTGGGAACGCAGAGTGGGAAAGAGGCGGCCCCGAAAGTTTCGACAGAAACAGAGACGACAGAGAAAGCTTCCGAAGCGAAAAAACCCTCAAAGAAAGAGAGTGTCAAAGAAGCAAAAACGACAGTCACAAAGGAAAAACCGAAAAAATCCACCGACCATGAGATTAAGATATCCCCTGCAGCTCGCAAAAAAGCGGAGGAGCTTGGTGTGGACCTGGAAGCACTTGCCGCCAAAACGGAAGGCAAGATCGGTACGGACGAGGTGGAGGCGGCAGCCAAAACGGCCAAGCAGAAGCGGGGCGGTTCCGACAGCATGCGAAAAGCGATCGCTGCGGCAATGAGCCGTTCGAATGCGGAGATCCCCCACTATTATCTTTCCACATCGATCAATATGACACCGGCACTCGATTGGCTGGCGGAGCAGAATGAAAAACGGAGTATCAAAGAGCGTATTCTGCCCGCTGCCCTGACCATCCGTGCGGTTGTCAAGGCACTGCAGGCCGTACCGGAACTCAATGGTTTCTGGCAGAATGACACCTTGCAGATGAGTGAGGTGATCAATCCCGGTGTGGCCATCGCCAAGCGCAAAGGAGGGCTGGTAACACCGGCGCTACTCAATGCGCAGGAGATGGATCTTGATGGTACGATGAAAGCCTTTCATGACCTGATCACGCGGACGCGTTCTGGAAAGCTGCGCAGTTCCGAGATCACGCAGCAGACGATCGTCATCACCAATCTCGGTGATATTGGTGTGGAAGAGGTATTGGGAGTTATCTACCCGCCGCAGGTGGCACTGGTAGGACTCGGGCGCATCGCTGACGCGCCATGGATTGAGGGTGATGCCCTGGCGGTGCGCAAGGTGATGCGGGCGACATTGGCTGGTGACCATCGTGCCACGGACGGACGTACCGGAGCGCTGTTCCTGAACAAACTGGATGAATTCTTACAAAAACCCGAGGAGTTGTTATGA
- a CDS encoding thiamine pyrophosphate-dependent dehydrogenase E1 component subunit alpha: MNKLLAEEIYYDMLLGRAFELAAKEHYMAGDIAGFLHLDIGQEGFSVSAMKAFDKGDVFTTYREHVMAIARGMDPKAVMAELFGKAAGVSRGRGGSMHLFDPSHFFYGGDAIVGGQIPNAVGCAYARKFLGQEDGVMVVFGDGATNGGAFFESLNNASAQKLPLLFLCENNGYAIGTKITRVAAFEKQAKKAEPYMQTMEVDGMDAIAVYEAVKEAQRLIQDGHGPIFLEAMTCRYEGHSMSDPGTYRSKEELDICKAKDPIERMEAVLQTNYGLDAGQLEALQKKAQAVVDEAVAFAADAPEPGLEELYADIFCKGCANV; the protein is encoded by the coding sequence ATGAACAAACTGCTTGCGGAAGAGATCTATTATGATATGCTACTGGGACGTGCCTTCGAACTGGCAGCAAAAGAACATTATATGGCCGGAGATATCGCCGGTTTCCTGCATTTGGATATAGGGCAGGAGGGCTTCAGCGTTTCGGCGATGAAAGCCTTTGACAAAGGAGATGTTTTTACGACCTACCGTGAACATGTCATGGCGATCGCAAGGGGGATGGACCCCAAGGCTGTCATGGCTGAACTGTTTGGAAAGGCTGCTGGTGTGAGCCGGGGCCGGGGTGGATCGATGCATTTGTTCGATCCTTCTCATTTCTTTTACGGCGGTGATGCGATCGTGGGCGGGCAGATCCCCAATGCAGTGGGATGTGCCTATGCCCGAAAATTCCTCGGACAGGAAGATGGTGTAATGGTCGTGTTCGGTGACGGTGCGACCAATGGCGGTGCCTTCTTTGAATCGCTTAACAATGCCAGTGCCCAGAAGCTTCCTCTGCTCTTCCTGTGCGAGAACAACGGCTATGCGATCGGAACGAAGATCACCCGTGTCGCAGCCTTTGAAAAACAAGCCAAAAAAGCGGAACCTTATATGCAGACTATGGAAGTGGACGGCATGGATGCCATAGCTGTTTACGAAGCAGTCAAAGAAGCGCAACGACTGATCCAGGATGGGCACGGCCCGATATTCCTTGAAGCGATGACCTGCCGTTACGAAGGACATTCCATGAGCGACCCCGGCACCTATCGCAGCAAAGAAGAGTTGGATATCTGCAAAGCGAAGGACCCCATAGAGCGGATGGAAGCAGTGCTTCAAACAAACTACGGACTGGACGCCGGACAGCTGGAGGCCTTGCAGAAGAAGGCACAGGCAGTAGTAGATGAGGCCGTTGCCTTTGCCGCTGATGCTCCCGAACCGGGGCTTGAAGAGCTTTATGCCGATATTTTCTGTAAAGGATGTGCAAATGTATAG
- a CDS encoding acyl carrier protein gives MTKDEIKKKIIEEIYEIAPEHEGETIPENENIQRSLEIDSFDFLNLLTALNDELGVEVPESDYGEVDTVEHMADYFVKHLSK, from the coding sequence ATGACGAAAGATGAGATTAAAAAGAAGATAATCGAGGAGATCTACGAGATCGCTCCGGAACACGAGGGGGAGACGATCCCCGAGAATGAGAATATTCAGCGATCGCTTGAGATAGACTCGTTCGATTTCCTGAATTTGTTGACCGCACTTAACGATGAACTTGGTGTGGAAGTACCCGAGTCCGATTACGGAGAGGTCGATACGGTTGAGCATATGGCTGACTATTTTGTCAAGCATTTATCGAAGTAA